Below is a genomic region from Rosa chinensis cultivar Old Blush chromosome 5, RchiOBHm-V2, whole genome shotgun sequence.
GTTCAACCGTTATCTCTAGGGAGAGCTGGGCTCCGATACGAACAGTCCTCTCTGGGTGTTCATCAGAGATGCTTATGGTGCAGAGAGATGTCTCTGGATTGACAGGCTCTTTTTTGTaatatttctcttcttctttatcCTTGGGGTCGTCAATTTTGTCCCTGGGGTCGTTAATTTTTTCCATCAACTGAGGTGTGTTGGCTACCGTCAAAATTTCATGGCGACCTCTTGATCTTGTCACTGTTGTAGAATAGCACTCTCGTGCAATTgactgacttcccctgacagatCCGGTTCCGTTGGGTGTCGGGAATTTCATGAGTagcatgtatccggctatgatgcacttAAGTTTGTTGAGAGCTGGGCGACCGATAATGGCGTTGTATGAGCTGAAGAAATCTACCACAATGAATTCAGTATGTATTTATGCCGTGCAGGGAATTGTCCCGACCGATAAACGCATATAATCCGACCCTAGAGGTTGGGTTACGTCGCCGGAGAAACTGAGCAGCGGCTCGTGGTCTTGCAGAAGTTTGTTGTTGCGCTGTAGTTGTTTGTAACAACcattgaatatgacattgacagcggacccgctatccaccaataTCCTTCCTACAGACGATCTGTCGAGGACGGCATCTATCAGAAATGGATCATCATGAGGTGAATGAATacctcgctcctcctcctcggaAAAAGTGATTGGTCCCCAACCTGCTTTGGCCATTTTGACTGACCGGTCATAGCGGATATTAAATACCTCTTTTGGGTGGTTAGCGCGCTTATAACGCTTTCTGGCTTTGTGTGATAGACTGCCGATAAAAGCACCGCCCTCAATTGTGTTGATCCGCCGCACTGGTTCGACGTTGGTGACAACCGGAGGTGGTTGTCGTACTTTGTACTGCTCCAGCCTTCCGTCACGGGATAACGACTCAATtgctgttttgagggcgttgcagtcgttggtgttgtgaccacTATCCTCATGGtgtttgcaccacttgccggtgtttctAGGTTTTCCTACTctggggtattttcttgggggtggtggtggtatTTGATCTTTGCACTGgtcatatatttcttcatatgacGCCGTTAAGACAGTAAAGACCTCAAATTTTTGAGTATTTGTGGCGGTTGTCGCGGCAATCATTTTGAAAATATCTATTGCCCCTGTTATGATATTGTTGATCCATTTGCCGCTTGTTTTGATAATTAACCTGCTGCCATTCCCTTTTCTTGTCATTGGGTGGTGTGATTATGTTTGGAATGGTGGTGGTATTTCCTGGTTGGGATGTGGCGGGTTGGGGGTTTTTTAGTGgagtttgtggtggtggtggtgtggcGCCATAAGTGCTGTATTCGGCTTGGGCATGCAGGACTGCCTCattcatgacgtggtcatatgtGGCATTTGGGCAATTACAATTTAGGTGGTACAGAAAacttgccttgtggagtccttgcttgaaggccgccagtgccattgttttgtcaagatccCGGCATCTTGATGTGGCGGTCCTCCACCTCGTGACGAATGACTTTAACGACTCATCAACACCTTGAGTGACCCTGAATAGCTGGCTGGAGTTGTGGTATTCGTCTGTCATGAGGATGAATCTTGACAGAAATGCATTTGACAGAGCTGAGAATGAGTCCATGGAACCTGGTGGGCattcaaaaaaccaactcattgcctcgccatccagTGTTTCGCTGAACAGGTGGCAAAGCGTtacgtcatcaaatcccttgttacCCGttactttcttgaaggtgtctaTGTGTACGAATGGATCTGTTGAGCCGCCAAATTGGGCTATCTTGGGTGTTTTGGCATATGTGGGTCTGACGGTTTGCAAGATTCTGGTGGTAAATGGACCAGGTCGTGCCGCAAAGAGTGGATTCTGCGCTAATAGTGGGGTGCCAGCCTCAGCTCTGAGCAGCCTTTCCTCTAGTTCCCGTATTTTTTCCAATATCAAGGCTGTGGCGTCTATAGTCGGTCTGAACATATGTTGGGTTGGTGCCGCGATCTGTTGTCGTGGTGCCAGCATGTTTCCAATTCCCCTTTGTTGACCGGCGCTGAATGAATTATCATATTACGGCTGTGAATCCGCTACCTGCTCTTATGCTACTTGTACTGGGGGTGTCGGTCCTAATCCTGCTAGTTCAGCCGGGTTTAGGGCGACACCTATTGGGATTGTTGGTAGTGGTGCTGCTCTTGTCCCTACGCTTGGGCTGGGCCTTGCACTTTGAGAGTGTCCACTTTGGCTTAGTCGCGCACTTGTTCCTAGCGCTTTTTTCAGCTCGTCAAATTTTGACAATAGCGTCGCCCGATTTTGTGCTTCTGCCTTCTCCTTTCGTTCCTTTTCTCGCTCTCTGTTTGCGTTGTGTAAGTCTGCCAAGGCTATCTCTAACATAGTGGCCAGATCCCGGCCTTGCGCCGGTCTGATTTTCCACGACAGATTGTGTTTGGAGTACCTCGGGGGTGTTGAGATTCTGTCCGTCCACGTAAATTGGTGTGGTGAACAGTTCACGGTTGATGGTTGGTAAGTTGGTAGGGTTGGTGGCTTGATCTGCTTGGTTTCCGGTGCCCTTGCCGCTTCCGCTAGCCATGATAGGTTGAATGGGAAATGACTATTAGTTTAGATTCCAACagatggcgccaatgttaatgctcagaataccgCCGTAAGGTGTCGGCTTCCGATAACATGGACATGAGTCCAATCTTCCGATATGTGTATGTTTCTGAAACTCCAGCTaatctgtcaagagaaatacaacggtgtcaagaggggagaccgcggttaagcaatgtacttgtattgacaaatGTAATGGTGAATAGATGTTGGAAATGTACCCtttatgaagagagagaagtggatCCTTTATAGGTGAAAGGGTGAGTTATctcactcttgttttcgatgtgggacttacATACCTcagtttgctgagttttggttctttctGCAGAACCAACTTTGGGTGGCGCGTGTCGGCGCGTCGAGGTGTGTTCCGGCCAGGAGTTGACTTGTCGGTGGAGGTTGTCATGTTGTGTTTCCGGGGGTTACACTATATAAGTCATTCCAACAGTGTGACATGGTCAAATCTTGAATGCTGATTATGGCCGGTAGATGTTATGCATGTACAATTTGATTCTCCATTACACCTCTTTCACCATCAGTACTTGATGAGTTATGAAACAACTTGTTTACCTCATTCATCatgttttccttcatttttgcaAATGAATCTTCCATCTTTTTCTTGTGTGCCTCCATTGTTACGGCTTGCTCGTGTCTCAACTCTTCAGCCAAGTTGATATTAGACAACCTTAAACTCTCTATTTCAACATGAGCTTCTTCTGTTGCTCCCACGCAGCTCTGAGAGTATGCACTTCCCTACACATACCTGTTATTTTTAGGGGTCACACATTGGTCTGGGTGAAGTTCATGTGTAGGAGCTTCAAGAAAAAGGTTGTTGGTTGTTTGGTTCATATTTGGAGGGTTGTCAAGCTGGCTGGTCAGAGTCAATTCAGTACGTTTAAAGGAGTGAGGTGACTCACTTTTTGGGGAGGTAAATATTTCACTAGAAAGAGAACGTGGGTGAGTTGATTCAATCTCCACAACTATCACATCAGGTTGTGTGGGAAAGAGTTCAACAAACCTAGGAAGGTAAACCTTTAGTAAATGATTGGGGTCATTTGAAGGTGGTGGCATGATAGGATTAGAGTTAACAACCGATGGTGATTGGGGAGGGTTTGAAGGGAGAGTATTAGTCTCCTCTTCTACTGAAAATATGAGTTTTTTGCAGCATGATTTTCCTCCAGACATTGCTTGGCAAGCTTGGGTACAATAGAGAATGAACTAGTAGTGAGTTGTGGTAAATATGGATTGGGACTTGTGCTGTTTTTATAGAAGGTGAAGAGATAACCAACAAGTTTTACTTGCTAACAACCAATATTAAATTCCAACAAGTATGAACTGCATTGCCATACTTTGAGGTGCACATATCACTGAGTTCCCATTGCCTAGTTAGTTTGATTGGATCAAATCAGTTGTCATTAGGTCTAGTCATTCATATATTCAATTGCAAGGCACTCAAAAGACATGTTGATGATGAAGTAGTGGTGGTAGGAAGGATTATTGGTTAAGGAGATTGCTGAAACATCTTTGTATTATTACATCTTTTGCTTTATATATGATTCATGATTGCATGCAATAAATGTTGGTATATATATGTGGAATCACTTATATGCTGATTTGAACTACATAAATGATGTTAGGATTTCTCAATTGGCAAGTGTAAATGTGTAAATCAAGGAATAATATACAAGGGAAGGTGGACTGCAAGCAAAAGCTAATTGCTTATTGAAGAACCCAGCAACTATTGTTAACAATATTTAAGGCTTTGTACCATTGTAGTCTAGGTTTACAAGCTTTTGTCTAAAATAATGATTAAAAGGTGAAAATTGCATGGCATTATGAGAAATGATGCCATGGTTGTTTCTGTTGCAGAGGCCAAAAGTACTCCATCGTTTttttgtaaattgtatattgaTATAAATGTGCATATTTGAGTTTTGGTATTAAATATATACCAATTGATTGACCATGCTTACTGACCCATGCTTTTTTATGCTTTGATTGACCCATTCTTTCAAGAAAGAGAGTGTATGCTTTGGTGGCAGGTGTTACAAACATCagcattttcattatttatttaGATGTGATATATGAACCACTGACTATTGGTGTCAAATCCAATCGTTAACACTGTTTGTGTTGAATGGTGTATCACTATTTCTAAAGCAAACCATTGTCTAATAGTGTCTATTATTGGTGCCCTAAGGCCCAATTTGTTGTAGTGTAATGCTTCTTTTGGTTGCTGGTCATCAAAGTGGTTAAACCCCCAATTTTATCACGGGTTATAAAGTTTGCTTAAATCACAAACTGAAGGATTAATGACTCTTGATATCACCTTTTAACTACCTATTTAAGCTGATTATTTCTCAATAAAAACAAATTTCCAAATGCaacagatgattttttttttcagagatGGGGgtttttaatttattctttgTCCTATCTATGCAGTTGTCTACTTGTCAGCATATTATATTATGTTATTGCAATTACTGCTTTGTTTTTCTAGCAAGTGCCAACTGCAGGATGAATAAAACCTGCTATATACTGATTTAGATATTCTATATATTGCTAACATatagaattccacaaatggtcactcaactctGACTCATtaaacactttggtcactgaagtatcaaatatatcactttagtcactcaactattacattgtcaatcacttaagtcacccaaagagtatttcttataattttttttaatgaaaaaaattaacaaagtgacttaagtgattgacaatgtaatagttgagtgaccaaagtgatatatttgaaacttcagtgaccaaagtgtcgaatgagtcatagttgagtgacaatttgtgaaattttcccctCAAATAATGGTAAACCATGTTAGGATGATTAGATTTAGTGTTACCTGATAAATTCCATCATCTCTTCATGTGAGATATTCTTATAAGAATGTCTCAAAATGAAAACCGTTGAGTCTCTGTACGGCTTGGGATCATCATGCCCTTTACCCTCCTGCTGCATGTGGACCCGGTTGTCCAGAGTCTTAAATTGCTCATAATGCTCCAAGTAAGTTCTAAGCGGATCCTTAGATATCTCAATTATCCCTTCCTTGCTCATTTGACGGACTAGggaaagtaaaagtaaaataaattaaCTTCATGGCAAACAATTTTTTGTTGAAGCTTTacatatttttcatttaatagGAATGTCGAAGAGAAAGTTACCCCATGTAAGGCCGCCAGTGTAGGGATCCCAAAGTGTGGCATACGCCACTAAAATATATCCCCAAATTATGCATTGTGCTTCATTCATCTTCAAGCAATCAGGACTGCAATTTTAAGTTGAAATTTGGGAGTAGGGAATTACTCATTGGAAATTTATCATGCACATATCCTACACTCCAAGGGAAAAATACTCACTAGTCTAAATCAAAGCGTAAACAATTTATAAGATCCAATTCACCACTTACAAGTAACCCAAAGGAAAAATGATCATATACTAGAAGTGGCCTCCACATGTTGGCCTTAACTTGCCATCAATCCGAAAGATGGTAACTAATGCCAAACCATGTGCAGGGCTAGCTATGTGAAGTAAATATTGAAATTAGAGCAGATAATCATCAGGAGTGAAACCATACTAATGACACACATCAACACCTAAGTACGAACTTATTCGACCTAATCCAAGACTTGatggaaaaccaaaacctagagACCCAAGAAAACCAGCAGGGTAAGCAGCCTCCATTTGCTGCTCTTTCCCAGAACTTCAGCACCAACTTGTATGCTCAACCTTTATCCTATTCCCATATATTACTGAAAAGTTAATTAAGCTTTTAAAGATAATCTTTGGGGGAAAAAAATCAATGCAAGCAGAAATCATTAAGCAATTACATCAAATTAATATTTGTGTGATCAAAATTTGTTTAATAAACAATTTTAGTTTGCATTGATTTTACATGGAATGTTGATTTAACTTCTCAACAACTAAATTATTAAACTACAATGTTGAATAGACATAGATAAGAGAAAGTTTTGAGACCCAAATCCATGCTGGTATGCATCCAAGTTTTCTCTCAATCTGTAAGGCTATTACTGCAAAGGAGTTGACTtagggcatgtttacttacttggaatgagagggaatgattacggggtaaaagtattcctgcatttactaacacataaaggaatcagaatgattccggATAAAAATATTCATGCTTTTATTAACACATGAAagaatcggaatggatgtaggtcccacatctttataaggaatcgattcctgaatactcaggaatttgattacgaaggggggagatgagtttaggaatcaactccttcggaatcaataccgattgctttcttctcccattccaattgtctccgattcatgattagtttccattccaagtaagtaagcGTGCCATTAAACTAATAAAATTTGCTTCTAAAATTGTAGAGTCGCACGTTCCTAAACTTTACGGCACGTTTGATGTATCTAGATCCAGATCTGCATGTTGCGTATTGACCAGGCTTGTACTGAATGGGCCCCTTCTCGTGAGCATTAACGAGAAATATCTTGTGTCCTTGGACCACAATAAAGTCATGCTATTAAATTTGGGTTAATTATTGTTCAATATAATTCAACAAGATAATTTTAATCAAGCAAAGTTAACCATTtgtacttaaaaaaaatttctttatgATTGCAACATTCATGTTTTTTATTATCAAATCACATGATTAAAGTTACAAGCATGATATACATAATAGACCAAGAAACAATCAATTCCAGGCGAATTTGTCATGCTTAAGTTAAATCTAGCTCTATTTGCATGTCAATAGGTCCAACAAGCTGGGTAATAAATGAGTTAGTTAATTGATTTTATGTCTTAATTATTACTCATACTATTTCTCTCAAATATCAAAGTAACTTATGAAACCTATTTAATCAAATTGGATACCTCTTTGTCAATAGTGACTAGGATAGTTGATGCTCTTAAGAATTTTTCCTTTGTATCTTTGTCAGCCTTTGCATGTGTTGAGACTAATTTCTACTACATTTTTAGTACATTTCTCTCtgcattttgcttagttatttccttaacaatgtcatttctaacttgttttatgtttttaggtagttttgagtctgGAAATGGAAGGCAATGAGTTGTTTgcgcagaaatgagaagaaatggagaaatgaagttttcccagttctatcaggaaaatgaatcccaattgaagtaggaatcctaatgcaactaggaaagagctcggaaaaatgatgttcggaaatgaagaaatgacagagtcccaattggactaggaaacttgttgacactaggagtcctgatgctgctaggagacttggtgagactaggagatgttgtgtcttgaagatgactcaagatagttcaagattGTTCTAGAATAATGAAGGAATTTCTGCAATACATAAGTTGGATTTCGAATTGGCCCATTTTGGGAGAGTTTGGCCCAaagtttgaagcatgtgacttgcacatgagtctctAGATCCTTCTTGATGTCTTAGAGGAGTCATTGGCCCATTCTACTTGCTTTTACCGTGATATATAcaagagatattcaagggatttCCGCAAAATATATTATTAGATATTCTTGGATTTTCTAGGGaatttttgagaataaaatagAGGAATAAGTATTGAattatgactctacttacaaggAGGCCGAAATTAAGTCTAAATACATGGAAGAATTCGGCATAAtagaggttacttgctctccaAATTTCATACAATTTTCTTATTGGCTGAAGTGATGTAATTcaagagaaattcaagggaaCCCTATCCCTTGCCAttcactatataaaggaggtttgTGAAGCTCTTCTACACgccacaaaattcagaatcaaaagtCACAAACACTTCCCCTTCTCTTCCAAAGTTTCGGCAATTCCAAAGAAGTTCCAAAGTTCAAGGCCGTAAGCatccattcaagcatccttgccgtgatcctcatccattccaccaccttttgaagcttcttgtgtccttgaagatcaaaaagtgtaaccatggaaccctattttctgttttcagttttgaaCTATGTAAAACTATTTCGGGTTTGAATTAAATTGCGATTTGGTTTTATGTTCTTGGATTGTGAATTGCGATTTCTATGGTGGatgaaagattgattttagatatgtgattttcgaatactatgaagcatgttttaggttttaggttttcaaatCAAAAGTTGCGATTTCTATATGTTcttgcatgattgttaattttgAACTTCAATCCCAtgttttatgtgttaattgatctttggataCATATTTAGGTTGATGAATATGTACTGGAATCCATATTAAGGTTCTAGCGTTCTAGGCTTTAATAATTTCGGTGGAAAACCTAAAAatacttaggtaaattaacaatgagtcttgcatgcttgattagcgttctaacttgcgttcttgacttgaattgatcaaacttccatgattcttaatgcgttgaaagTGTTATTGTTACTaattagctaccactagtgattgcatgattaatagagTTAACTATGGtgtgttcatctagttaatttaattaagggaagtaaaaagaactttgtaagcgttcatctttgttcttgatcgaTTCTATGCTTTgacatattttgattcgtgatttgatgtttgaaaccttgccaatGTGTTAGTAGTAGTTAATTACAATTAAAATCGTTCCATTAACATATTGCTACTTGATTCTGGTTTTGATGTGTCATACATGTATATAATTACTTAGAtgttaaattagaaaataaaataaatcctaaatctcattttcttgtaattttcataaattatataaatattctttaatttgtcttactaacgttttatttttttaggaaTTAATTAGGCCCTAATACTCGGTTGAGAACGATCGCTACTTATTATTACTACATTGATAGAGTTTTAAATTGAGCACTAATTTTGTGCAGGTCAGCATCATTCGCTTTTGCCTTTAAAAAGTCAAACGCGAATTCTGCTACAACTTCAATTGATGCATTTCCAGTATCGTCAAACTTCTCATGAATTGTTGTCTCCAAATCTCGAGATGCCCCGACATTCCCACACCTAGTCCCAACTATGTTAGGCAAAATGCCCCCAAAGTCCATATACTTGAAGGCTCTGTCGCGATCTGAAACATGAAATCATAATATTTCATGGTAAATGAACCCCACGGTTAGGATGTAACAAACAATGAGAAACTTACATTGTACAGGATCTTTCTCAGATGTCCACCTAGAATCAACATAAACAAATGTGCAAACACCATTGCTATACGCCAGGTTGGTAGTACCACATTCATCGTCTAAATCCTGCGAtgataagggaaaaaaaaatgacttgAAAATTATTAAATTATAGAGCTGTAAAACACACTCTTCGACTAAGTAACGTCCTTCTAAATGCCATAAGGGATCACTATCGACATAGGCAAGAGTAATATAAAGTAAAAGGCCAAAGCTGATGCTTGAAAACGAAAATACAAAAACCAACGTTGGGCTATAGGCATCATCATTTGTACTAAAAACATATTTTAGAGGCCACACAAACAGTAGAAGACTTAAACTTCAGTTCAATCATTTCATTGtaaccacaaaataaaacgaCTACAAATTAGTAATAATCTGAATAACCTACACCCATGTTTTCTATAAAGAATAAAGTGATAGAATTAATGCTTTCCTGCTTCATCCGCGAATGTTTGCTAAAATGCGTTCGCGAGATAAAGTCACCGCGGAGAAAAGTTCGCGAACTGAGTTCGCCGCGAATGTTTGCTAAAAGTGCGTTCGCGAAGATGACGTCACTGCGGAGAAAAGTAAGTCGCGAGTTCGCTGAGAAGTAGTGTTCGCGAATAACAGTTCGCGGAATAACTAAGTCTGTTCGCTAAAGAGTTGAGTTTGTTCGCTGTTGCGAAACATGTTGCGGTGAAAGATATTTTATAGCCACTTGCATTACTGTTTGCTCTGCTCAAATTAAGCTAGATATTTTGTATCTAAAGTACttttaatctagtttaatatGCTTTCATCTTaaatattttgtaggttaatctTGTACTCTATATAAGGGAAGTGTTGGTTGATGTAAAAGTGTGAACAAGTTCAGAAACTCAAGTACACAAGTTTGCTGGGTTAAGTTGATCTgttcatgcttcatttgctactgcaaattaatcaaatcaacaagttgtgctttcgattatattttgttcagatacaaagtagaagcaatcaaaatt
It encodes:
- the LOC112163758 gene encoding uncharacterized protein LOC112163758 — its product is MIAATTATNTQKFEVFTVLTASYEEIYDQCKDQIPPPPPRKYPRVGKPRNTGKWCKHHEDSGHNTNDCNALKTAIESLSRDGRLEQYKVRQPPPVVTNVEPVRRINTIEGGAFIGSLSHKARKRYKRANHPKEVFNIRYDRSVKMAKAGWGPITFSEEEERGIHSPHDDPFLIDAVLDRSSVGRILVDSGSAVNVIFNGCYKQLQRNNKLLQDHEPLLSFSGDVTQPLGSDYMRLSVGTIPCTA